In Abyssibacter profundi, the sequence GACTGTTCTTGCGATACAAATCTTCGACATGCCGACGAAACGCCTCATCCCGCTTGCGTAGATCCCGCAGGCCCTGCCAGCGAATTTCCAGCAGGATGGCGTCGTCTTCAGCAAACACGGTCGCGGTGCGCTGCGTCCGCCCCAGGGCGGCGATCTCGCCAAACACTTCGCCACTGGCCAACACCGCCGACTGGGTGTGATCGAGTACCGCAGGAATGTCCTGCACAAAGGTGTGGGGCGCCGCTGCACCCGCCCGTTCTTCGACCACGGTGGCACTCCACGACGCGCTGCCGTCATCGGCGCTGAGCAACCGGGTGCTCAACATGGACTGCTCATCAACCTCGCCCTCACCGATGAACCGCAGATCGCAGGTCCCCAGGCGAAGTGTGGCCTGCCCCGCCAGCACCTGACGCTCGATGCGCACGCCGTCGATGAAGGTGCCGTTGGAGCTCCCCAGATCAACCAGCTCCCAACCCAGTTCGGTCGGCACCAGTCGGGCATGGCGAGCCGACACGGCGGCGTCGCTGAGCACGACGTCATTCTCGGCATCTCGACCAATACTCAGGCCGCTTTCCGGAACTGCATCGAGCAAGATTTCACGTTCGGATTCGCTCGACGACCCGGTCATGACCAGGCGCGCCGCTGACGGCGTCGACGCAGGCGCCTCGGGCACGTAGCGCGACACATCGCGAACCTCAGGCTGGCGTGGATTCCGCCATAGCTGCGCCACCGCCTGCATCCAGTTCTTACGTTGCGGCTCCGCCCGACCCAGCGTGGCTTCGGGCAGACCTGGCGGCAGGATGACCCGCACCCGCCCCTGCACAATCAAGAAGGCCGAATTTCCGTAGTCCCCGGCGCGGACAATGATCTCTCCGCGCGTGACCCGTCGCAGCCGAGTGTCGTTGCGGACGATGCTCTCCAGCGTCACCGGTGGCCGGAATCGCGACGGGTCCATCTGGGCGAACGGCGGCATCGAGAGTATGCGCGCCACATCGCGCTCGCTCATGGCGTCACCGAACGGCTGTGACCAGCGCTGCGGTGGCGGAATGCTGGACGGCGCCGCCGAGGTGGCGGCTCGCAGATCTCGGGTCAGGATGGACTCGGCCATGACGTCGTCCGATTAAGGCGCGTAGACCTTGCCCTTGTAGGCACCGGCCGCGGGCAACAAGCCATCCAATGCGGCCAGCTCGCTGCCGTCATAACCGTTGGCGATGGCTTTGGCCTGCTCGGCCACCCGGTCAGCGGCGGCGGTCAGGGCGGCCTCGTTGTTGAGCGACACCTTGGCCGACCCGGCAATCTTCAGCAGGGCGGCCACTTCGGGAATCGCGACACCGGCGTCCGAGATGGCCTTGATGCGCAGCGCCGACCGCTTGGCGCGCTTCGCCATCTCGACCGCATATTTGGCTTTTGCCGTCGCCTTGGCGACTCCGCGCAGGGCGTACTCCAGGTCCAGCGCTTGGCCCACCAGGAACATCAGCCGCTTACGATTCTGGCTCGCTTCCGCATTGCTGCCGGCGTCGTTGTACCAGACGTTGTGGCGCACTTCGCCCTGGCTCCAGGCCACCAGTTCGAAGTTGCTGCCAGCCGGGTGACCACCGGTATTGACCAGGTCTTCCTTGGGCACGGTATGGCACTGGTAGCAGTTCTCGGCCAAGGCGTAGAGATCGCCCGGTCGAATCATGCCCGCGGCTTCGGACTGGGTCCAACGCGCCTTGCGATGTGCCTCGGATTCGTTTTCGGCCGTTGCATCCTTGCCACCGAAGTCGCTGTGCACTTCGATCCAGTCCTTGCCGGCCCCATGGCAGGACTCGCAGGTAATGCCGCCGATGGTTTCGGGCTTGCCTTCATCCAGCTTGGACGTGAAATGGCAGGACACACACTCGCCCTCGGCCTTGATGCGCTTAATGCCCATCTTGTCGGCAATGCTGCGTGCCTCGTCGGTTCGCGGCATGTTCTTGAACGTGGAGAAGTGATGCGTATCGCGCCAGGCGGCGATCGAGGCCTCGTGGCAGTCACCGCATGCCGTCGGCCCGACGACCTTGGCCGGGTCTAGCCGCAGCTCTTGCGCCGTAGCGGTGGAGGCCCCAAGCACGGTGGCTGCGACCAGGGTGAATGCGGCAAGAATGTGGCGTGTCATGGTGCAGGCCTCCAATGGCGGTCAATCGGTCTTCGGAAAAATGAATCAGGCATCCAGCACGAGGTTGGACGTGGGTCGGGCAATACAGGGCAGACAAGAACCGGCCTCTGGCTCCGCTGAGGGTGGGCTGGCGTAGTCGACCTCACCTGAGCGAACGGCGGTGACGCAGGTCCCGCAGTTGCCCGCCCGGCAGCCGGAGTCGATGACGACATCGTTGTCCTCGGCCAGCTCCAGCAGGGTTTCAGCGCCACTCCAGTTCACGGTCTTGCCGGAGTGGGCGAATTCGACGGTCACCGCCGGCACGTCGCTGGCAGGCTTGGATTCTGTCTTCTTGATGGAAGCAGGTCCGAAGGCTTCCATGCGGATGTCCGCCTTGGGCACGCCCCAGTCAGCCAGGTCCTGTGTCACAGCGGCCATCATCGGCGGCGGACCGCAGATGTAGAACACATAGTTGTTCGACGGCAGCATCTGCTTGAACAAATCGACGCCCACCCAGCCGTGGTGGTGGTAGGTCTCGCCCAGCACATCGCCTTCGGTCGGCTCGCTGTAGCAAAGACAAACCCGCAGGTTGTCGTGGGCGGCTTCCAGCGCCTTGAGATCATCCTGGTAGATCTGATCGGCACCGAACCGTGCACCACTGAAGAACCAGATCTCCTGATCATAGCCAGCCGCACACGCGGCCTTGAGCATGCTGAACACCGGCGTGATGCCGACACCGCCGCCAATCAACACCACCGGTCTACGTTCTTCCAAATCCAGGAAGAAATCTCCAGCCGGTGCTTTTACATCCAGAATTTCACCTTCGCTGACTTCCCGATGGAGGAAGTTGGACGAGAGCCCGGGCGGAGCGTCGGGCGCCTTCGGCGGCGGATCCAGACGTTTAACCGAAATCCGGTAGTGCCCGGTTTCGCTGGGGCTGTCCGACAAGGAGTAGCAACGAACCAGTGGCTTGGCCCGATCCGGCAGCTTGAGCTGAAAGGTCAGAAACTGCCCGGGCTTGAACGGCGGCAAGGCCTTGCCGTCATGCGGTATGAGATAAAACGAGGTGACCGAATCACTCTCGGGCACCTTGCGCTCGATACGAAATTTACGTGTACCGCTCCACCCTGCGTCGACAGCACGAACAGCCGAGCGGTGACGCACGGCGGCGGTGGCCAGTTCCAGATCTAACTGTTGCAGCCGCTGATCGTGGTAGCGACGCGCCATGGCCGCATCGCTCCGGGCACGCAGCAGCACCGTGGCCAGGTGGAGCAGCGCCCCGATCACCAGGACGGCGCCCAGCAGTTGCACGGTCATCGGAGCCACGAGCCAGTCCATTAGAGCTTCACCACGAGTTCGGCACGTAGGCCTTGTTGATCCGGCCCGGTGTCCGCAGCCCCGAGGAACCCGCCGAACTGAAGCAGAACCCGTCGACCCACGGCCTGCTGCAGGCGGAAGGAAATCGCGCTGGCGTCGTTGTCCGACACCGTGTGCTGACCGCGGCGCCCGGTCTCAACAATGAGCTGTGTGCGATTGCGGTTCCAGAACATCTGGTAACCCAGGGCCACCCCCCAGGCATCGTCCGTACGATTACCCAGCGGGGCCGGGAATGCGCCGATCCCTCGTGCAGCAAAGGTGATGCCTGTTCGGCCCAGTGGCCCGCCGGCCAGGGGGTCGCGGGCCGCGGAGGAAAAGTTGTCCTGACCGTAGAAGGCGTTGGCGTACAGCAGGTTGTGCGTGTGATATGGCGTGATCGACCACTCCGTGAAGAACAACTGGCCATCATCGGACGAAGCCAACCCAGTTCCGTCACTGCCGATATCGTTGGAGAACAGGAAGCGGAACGTGGTGTTCACTAGACCCAGACGCTGTACCGCGCTGATGCCGCCGGCGATCAGGTCGCCACGGCCCTGGCTGCCATCGACCAATGCCAAGTCCAGATCCACAGTCGTGGAAAATTGGTTGCCAAACACCGTGTCCCACTGCGTGAACAAGGCGTAGAGCCGGGCACCGTCGTCCGGTGCGTTGTCGTCACGATCGATCTCGTCCCAGGCGTACAGCACCGTGACACGCAGGTTGTTCAGCCAATCCATGCTCGGAAAGCGTAGATTGTTTCGGGTCAGGCCAATGGCATCCAGGCGATCATTGATCAGAAACCCGTCCTGGAAGGTGATCTGCTGGCGGCCGACGGAAAACCCGATGTCCAGGTCGTGTCGGTCCGTGGGATCCAGCGCGGGAAACAGTTCACCGAAATCCCCTTCAAAGAACAGGGTGGTGATGTCGGCGTTCGTGTGATCTTCGAAGGGGTCCTGGCGATCCGGGTCGTACTGCCAGCCGGTGAACTGCGCGCCATCATTCAACGGCCGGATGCCGATGAGTACTCGCTCGCTACCGGAGAGTTGCAGGTTGCCGAACAGGTCCAGCCGGCTGACCAATTCGCTGCGTCCGGTGCCGAGATCGTTATCAAAGCTCTGCAGGGCCGAGCGGAACGTGCCATAGACCCAGAACTGAGGCTGCCATACCGCCCCACCCGGCAGGAGCACGCCGTGGGGAATATTGCCAGGCCCGAGAAACTTACCGCCCAGCTCCACGATCGGCGGCGTCAGTTTGGGCAGCTCGTCATCGCCCAGATAAGGACCGGGCTCGTCGGAGAAACGGCTGGCGTCGCCGGCCGCCCCTGCCACGCCGCTGCCGGCGAGCATCAACCCCACAGCGACAGCTCGACAGAGCGCCCAACCGCTGCGCCCCAAACGACCTTGCTGCGTCAATCTGTGCAACGGCTGCATTACTGCACCTCCGTTTGCGCGACGTTTGCGCCGCCGATAGTCGTTTTGCGCGCCCAGATCACTTCATGCCCGGCGACCAC encodes:
- a CDS encoding cyclic nucleotide-binding domain-containing protein, which encodes MAESILTRDLRAATSAAPSSIPPPQRWSQPFGDAMSERDVARILSMPPFAQMDPSRFRPPVTLESIVRNDTRLRRVTRGEIIVRAGDYGNSAFLIVQGRVRVILPPGLPEATLGRAEPQRKNWMQAVAQLWRNPRQPEVRDVSRYVPEAPASTPSAARLVMTGSSSESEREILLDAVPESGLSIGRDAENDVVLSDAAVSARHARLVPTELGWELVDLGSSNGTFIDGVRIERQVLAGQATLRLGTCDLRFIGEGEVDEQSMLSTRLLSADDGSASWSATVVEERAGAAAPHTFVQDIPAVLDHTQSAVLASGEVFGEIAALGRTQRTATVFAEDDAILLEIRWQGLRDLRKRDEAFRRHVEDLYRKNSLITHLRATPLFAHLDDAAMNDIASQTLFESYGEFDWHTSYQRMAEQPDAARMKAEPEIVRAGDYPDGLLLIRSGFARVTRPLHHGQQTINYLGRGAVFGLDALLADDNGQPRTHHHTLRAVGYADVLRVPTQVIEEHVLPGLSAAQLDALRQEQADVLGASAGIDEALRPLDVQSAQDDEALVEMLVDRHLINGRAAMLINLDRCVRCDACTEACAVGHQNNPRFNRHGPRHDGLMIANACMHCADPVCMIGCPTGAIHRASEEGQVVINDDTCIGCATCANSCPYNNIRMVEVRNQSGDFVHNDATGAPVQKATKCDLCIDQPGGPACQRACPHDALERVDMRDLPNLIEWLHR
- a CDS encoding multiheme c-type cytochrome; protein product: MTRHILAAFTLVAATVLGASTATAQELRLDPAKVVGPTACGDCHEASIAAWRDTHHFSTFKNMPRTDEARSIADKMGIKRIKAEGECVSCHFTSKLDEGKPETIGGITCESCHGAGKDWIEVHSDFGGKDATAENESEAHRKARWTQSEAAGMIRPGDLYALAENCYQCHTVPKEDLVNTGGHPAGSNFELVAWSQGEVRHNVWYNDAGSNAEASQNRKRLMFLVGQALDLEYALRGVAKATAKAKYAVEMAKRAKRSALRIKAISDAGVAIPEVAALLKIAGSAKVSLNNEAALTAAADRVAEQAKAIANGYDGSELAALDGLLPAAGAYKGKVYAP
- a CDS encoding 2Fe-2S iron-sulfur cluster-binding protein, whose translation is MDWLVAPMTVQLLGAVLVIGALLHLATVLLRARSDAAMARRYHDQRLQQLDLELATAAVRHRSAVRAVDAGWSGTRKFRIERKVPESDSVTSFYLIPHDGKALPPFKPGQFLTFQLKLPDRAKPLVRCYSLSDSPSETGHYRISVKRLDPPPKAPDAPPGLSSNFLHREVSEGEILDVKAPAGDFFLDLEERRPVVLIGGGVGITPVFSMLKAACAAGYDQEIWFFSGARFGADQIYQDDLKALEAAHDNLRVCLCYSEPTEGDVLGETYHHHGWVGVDLFKQMLPSNNYVFYICGPPPMMAAVTQDLADWGVPKADIRMEAFGPASIKKTESKPASDVPAVTVEFAHSGKTVNWSGAETLLELAEDNDVVIDSGCRAGNCGTCVTAVRSGEVDYASPPSAEPEAGSCLPCIARPTSNLVLDA